The window GGGGACGCCGGTGCTTTACCTGCGGGCGCCCAACTCCCGCCTGTTCGACATTGTTCCGGCAGGCGATTCAGCCGACGAAAGTGCGCCGCCAGCGCTCAGTGAGCCGAGCCAACAACAGCTCGCTGTGAAACTGCCGCCGGAGATGGGGCTGCCGCCCGCTGTCCCTTCGGGGACCTTGTCACCCCAATCGCGCTTCTACGTCGAGCGCTCCGGCGTTGACAGCCCGGCGCTCGCCTCGATCAGACAAAAAGACGAGGGCGTCACCATCTCGATTCAGGCTTGCGGGCAGGCCGGCGGCAGCTCCTTCTTGCGCCGTATGATCGAGGCGGCGCAAGAGGCCGGGAAAGAGGTGGCTCTAATCAATTTCACGACCGCCTTTAATGACCTGGACTTTGGAGACAGCGTCGCCTTTCACCGGCGTTTCTGTGCCGTGCTCGCGAATCGTTTAAGCGTCCCAAACCGCATGGACGACTGGGACGAGTGGTTGAGTCTCGGGGACAATTGCAGCAATTATGTACGGCGCCTTTTGCAACCTCGTCCACGCCCCCTGGTCATTGCGTTGGATGAAGTTGATCGGTTACTTGATACGCGGTTCCGTTCCAGTTTCTTTGCCATCCTGCGGAACTGGCACAACGACCGCCACACAGAGGAATGCTTCAATAAACTTGATCTCGTATTGGTAACCTCCCTCGAGCCGCACAAGCTGATCGACGATCCCAATCAATCGCCGTTTAACGTAACCGAGGTTGTCGAATTGCAAGATTTCGGCAAGGAGGAGGTGGAAAGGCTGAACCAATGTTACGGGTCGCCGCTGAAGGTCTCGCACCTGATGAAGCTGATGGGGATTATCGGCGGACATCCGTACCTCTGGCAGAGTACGCTATACCTGATCGCCAGGGGAACTTATGGGCTGGATGAATTCATCGACGCGGCTTATCAGGATAAAGGCCCCTTCGGCACGCACTTGTCTGCTTACGGCTCGTGGTTACGTGAAAATGAATCGTTGAGAAACGCGATGATCAAGGTGCTGCGTCACGAGGACTGCGACGAGCCGCTGCGCTTCAAGCTGCGGAGGCGAGGGCTGGTGCGCCCTCAGGGCAACACGATTGTGCCGCGCTGTGAATTGTATAACCGGTATTTCAAGGAGTACTTCAATGTCAAATAAGCTTTACACGCCGGGCGGCCCGGTCAGCAACGGGATTTACATCTCACGCAAGGGCGACACGAAGCTTTTGGAGCTATGCCGCCGCGGCGAGTACGCCTACGTACTGGCGACGCGCCAGGTCGGCAAATCGAGCCTGATGTTTCGAACCGCTAAAAGGCTCGCCGATGAAGGCATCTGCTCAGCCATCATTGATCTTTCCAGAATAGGCGTCGAAGTCACCCGTGACCAGTGGTATCTGAGCATACTGAACCGGATCGCGCAAAAATTAATACCCGAGTGGGATTGCCTGAAGACCTGGTGGCAGGAGAATGATCATTTGGGGGAGACGGACCGGCTCGCCTTGTTTTTTGAAGATGTGCTGTTGAGCAGAATCAAGGAGCGGGTCGTCATCTTCATCGACGAGATCGACACGACGCTGTCGCTGGCGTTCTCGGACGATTTCTTCATTGCCATCCGCCACCTGTTTAACGCGCGCCCGAATACGCACAACCTGCGCCGCCTGTCTTTCGTGCTCATCGGCGTAGCGACGCCGGGAGATCTGATCAGCGACCCGAACCGGACATCCTTCAACATCAATATGTCTGCCGTCGACTTGACGGACTTCACCTTTGAAGAAGCCTTGCCGCTCGCCGAAGGCTTCGGGCTGCCGGCCAAAGAGGCCGCGCGGGTGCTCGGCTACGTGCTGAAATGGACGCAAGGCCACCCGTTCCTGACCCAGCGCCTCTGTCGAGCGATAGCCAACGGAGGTCAGGAGAAATGGTTGAAGAGTGATGTTGACCGCCTGGTGGCCAAGACCTTCTTCGGCGAGAATACCAGGAAAGATTCCAACCTGACCGCCGTGCGCGACCTGCTAACCAAGCGCACGAGGGAACCGGCCAAGGTCTTGGCCGCCTACAGAAAGGTGCGGCGAGGCTTGCCGGCGGTGCGCGACGAGGAGCGGTCGCGGGTCAAATCCCGTTTGAAGCTGTCGGGCATCGTCAAGGCCGAACGGGGCACGCTGCGCGTGCGCAATCGCATCTACAGAAAAGTATTCAACAGAAAGTGGATCAGGGAGCACCTGGGGATAGACTGGCTCAGGCGACTGGGCATCCTGGGACTGGCGTTGAATTTAATTTTTATAGTTGCTTTGCTCGCCATTTCCTACAGCTTGAACAAGACGAACGACAAATTGACAGCAAGGAATACGGAACTCGATAAACAGACGGCGGTGATTAAGAAACAAAACGAGGATATGGAAATAAGTAAGAATGAATTGTACTCAAAGAATAACGAGTTGCAGGCAGCGTTGAAGATGGCGAGAGATGCAGAAAAGGTGGCAACCAAGTCAACGGCGTTAGCTAAGAAGAATGCTGAAGATGCGGTCCGCCAGAAAGCAATAGCAGAGGCGAACGCTTCAAAAGCAAAGGATCTGCAAATTAAGGCTGAGGCCGACAGCAAAAGGGCCTACGCGGCGCAGAAAAAGGCCGAGATAGCTGAGGGAGCATTACGCGCTTCACTGGCCGCCGCCCAGGCGTCAAAGGACGCCGCCGAGGCGTCAAAAAACAAAGCCAAGGAGGCACTAACCATTGCGCAGGCCGAACAAAAGTTATCCAAGTCGCATGCGAATGCGGATAAAGCGGCGCAAGACGAGCCGAATCCATGGCTCAAACCGCGAACGCAGCGAATTCAATGGGCGATGCAGGCGGTGAAGCCACTTCTGAGCGTTGGCGGCGAAGCGCTGCCGGATCAAGCCGGGTATGAGCGGGACCGCAAGCAGGCCATATCGGATGGGCTCGAAGCTTTAGAGAAAGCGCTACGGGCATCTCACCTGGTCGCCAGTTTCAAGGAGAACAGAGAAGTTACCGACGTCGCGTTCAATAAGGACGGAAAACCGGTGACTGTTGGAATAGACGGAGAGGCCCGTGTCTGGAAGCTCCCGGATCATATCGACAATGATTTTGTGAACGCCGGGGTTCCTTATGAAAAGCACCAGATTAAAATTGATCCGGAGAATAAGGATAAGAAGTTCGGTAAGATAACCGTCGCCTCTGTAAGCCCGGACGGCGAGATGTTCGGTGTCGGCTCGGATCACGGGGATCTGAGATTCGGTAAAATAGAGAGCGGTAATGAGGAAATCCTCCCCGAAAAAATAACTCGCCACTATCACCCGATTAATGGGATGGCTTTCAGCAACGAAATCGACTTCCCAAAGCTAAGACATGGGCAGCAGAAGGGTTATCTATTAGCTAACGCAAGTATATTTTGGTCCTGGGCAGTAGGGGACTTACGTGGTCATCCGAAGCGCAGTTGGAGAAAGCCAAACCTTCTCGCCTGGCCTAGTATATTGTTCGGGACGAGAAACAACTATCTCGTAAACAGTATGGCCTTCAATAAAGACGGGAGTCTCGTTGCGATTGCTCACGAAGACGGTAAAACCGAAATTCGGGATGTGCATAGTGGTCAATGTCGGTTGAAGTGGGATAGTCACACCCAGGCGGTGATCGGCGTCGCCTTTGATCCTGCCGTTAAGCCTAATGCGTCTAAGCCTAATGCGTCCCGCCTGGTCACGGTGAGCAAGGATAGGACGGCCAAGGTGTGGGATATTGAACTGGGGTCGTGTAAAGCAGGCTCTAAGCAACCAAAGCCCGCGAGTTTTGATCTATCAGATGCCTCCTGGAATACTGAAGGTGGTCCCAGGGCTCACGATGGCGCGGTCGTACAAGCCGCTTTCAGCCCCGACGGAAAACTCATCGCCACGGCCAGTCAAGACAAAACCGTGAAAATCTGGGATGCTGCGGGGAACGACAAAACAAAGCCGAGGTTATTGCTGACCCTGAATGGGCATCATGGCCATGTCACGGGCCTTGCATTCTGGGATCAGGGCAACCAGCCGAACCGAACTGGCCAACATCTTTACCTCGCCACGATTAGCGCTGACGACAAAACGACGAAGGTCTGGGACCTCATCTCCGCCGATCACCTCTCCGAGTTACGTCAACGGATAGATAGCATCAAGCAAGCCAAAGATAAGGTAACTAACAGCAAGAAGATTGAGGGGCCCCTGGATAAAGGGCTACTGGATGAAATCCAAAATATGATTGACCCGAAGTCGGGCGGCGGAAAAGTGCAGACGGGTGCACGGGAAACTTCTTCTCTCAGGCAGCCCTGACACAACTCTGATTAGTAGACGCTTCAGCACTTGAAACGCTCACCCACTCGACCGGGCGTCTGAGCGCCTGAACGCCGGCCAGCGGGCAGCGGTGCAGATTCATGGCGACGCTTCTTGCTACGCCCGTCTGATTTCTTACCTGCCCGCTTCGGTCGGCTTCACGACCCGCAGCGTCACATGCGACGAGCAGTAGATGCGCTGGGTCGCTTTCTGAAAGTCCGTGTCTTTGGCGCTATAGATGTCCTCGAACCGCTGTGGATTCCTGTCGACAAACGGGAACCAGCTGCTCTGCACCTGCACCATCAAGCGGTGCCCTTTCAGCCAGGTGTGAAAGATGTCCGGCATGTCGAACTCGATGCGTGTCATCTTTCCTGGGACCATCGCTTCGGGTTTAACGAAGCTCTTTCGATACTTGGCGCGGAACGGCTCGCCTCTAACCATCATCTGGTAGCCGCCCATCCTCACGCCCGCCGGGTTCGGCTCGTTGTCGGGCGCGTCGTCGGGGTAGACGTCGATCAACTTGACGACGAAATCCGAATCCGTACCCGTCGTCGAAACGTCGAGGCTGATGTGGACCGGCCCGGCCACGGTCATCTCCCCGCCCAGCGGCTCGGTCTGAAAGACCACAACATCAGGGCGCGTCGCCGCAAAGCGCTGATCGTCGGTCATGTACTCGCGCGGCGTGTAGATCGTCGTGTAGTTGACGAATGGGACGGGCCGGGCCGGGTCGCTCACGTATTCGGCAAAACACCCTTTCGCCGCCGGCGCTGTCGCCGGCAGCTTGCCGCTGGCGTCGAAGTAAAAGCGCCTTGCTTCGACATTCTTCGGCGGCCACTCGGATAGCGACCGCCACCGGTTCGCGCCCGTGTTGAACACATAAGCTTCGGGCAATTTATTCTCGCCCTTGTCTTTCAGAAAATAATTGAAGAACGGCAGCTCGATATTCTGCCGGTAGAATTCCGAAGTCTTCGAGCCGAAATGTACGTTGCCAAGGTTTTCGCCATCGCTACGCGCCCAGCCGCCATGAAACCACGGCCCCATGACAATCGCGTTGTAAGTCTTCGGGTTGTTTTTCTCGACCGCCTCATAAATCTTCAACGGCCCCTGTAAATCTTCAGCGTCGAACCAGCCGCCGACCGTCAATACCGCGACCGAGGATTTAACCTGCGTCAGGTTCTTCGGGACGTTCTGCGCTTGCCAGTAATCATCGTAATTGCCGTGCCGCATCCACTCGTTCCAGATGCTGATCTGGTTGTGGAAGTATTTGGTGTTGGCGTTGGCAAGCGATCCCATCTCAAGGAAGAACTTGTATCCGTCAGGCGTGGGGTAGTCGAAGGGGCTCGGCGTTTCGGTCGTCGGGCCAGGGCGCGGCGGGCCAAAGAAGGAAGCGAAGAGGAAGGCGTCCTCCACACAGAAAGCGCCATTGTGGTGCAGATCGTCGCCCAGGTAATTGTCCGCCATCGGGGCCTGCGGCGACACCGCCCGCAGCGCCGGGTGGGCATCGATGACGGTCTGTGCGGCGTAATGGCCGGGGAAGGAGATGCCCCAGACACCGACCCGCCCGTTGTTATTCGGCACGTTCTTAATCAGCCACTCAATCGTGTCCCAGGTGTCTGTGGACTCGTCAACGTCGGTCGGCCCCGCCTTCACAGTCTTGTACGGCGTCATCATTTTGAAGCCGCCTTCGGACATAAAGCGCCCGCGCACGTCCTGGTAAACGAAGATGTAGCCTTCCTTCTGAAACAGCGGTGACGGCCCCAGCGAAGTCTTGAAGGCGTCAGCTCCGTAAGGGGCAACGCTGTAGGGAGTGCGCTGC is drawn from Blastocatellia bacterium and contains these coding sequences:
- a CDS encoding AAA-like domain-containing protein, with the translated sequence MTDNYYDLDVLIQLSGGTPRYSARAESKLAKGVFTHTFDLPFTDENLNDYLELFGPPRRVRSAVRPDEVTPRGFGNNLYQALFNGPVGHCLHQSQASASKKHAKLRIRLRLNDVPKLANLPWEFLYDEYRQHLALDNQFSLVRYIDLPFEDPPLAKVEQLSILVLISTPDNQESVAGDQELDYMQGVVAKLGNRVRIKQLETPSLEALQRELKEAEVRREPYHVFHYIGHGWFDRAAEEGTVVLENDEKHSEFESGDRLATILHNHRTLRLAILNCCDSAQATSTDIFSGVAQSLTKMGIPAVIAMQFEISDEAAIVFARNFYESLARGETVESALTCAREQMFSKKSLGCEWGTPVLYLRAPNSRLFDIVPAGDSADESAPPALSEPSQQQLAVKLPPEMGLPPAVPSGTLSPQSRFYVERSGVDSPALASIRQKDEGVTISIQACGQAGGSSFLRRMIEAAQEAGKEVALINFTTAFNDLDFGDSVAFHRRFCAVLANRLSVPNRMDDWDEWLSLGDNCSNYVRRLLQPRPRPLVIALDEVDRLLDTRFRSSFFAILRNWHNDRHTEECFNKLDLVLVTSLEPHKLIDDPNQSPFNVTEVVELQDFGKEEVERLNQCYGSPLKVSHLMKLMGIIGGHPYLWQSTLYLIARGTYGLDEFIDAAYQDKGPFGTHLSAYGSWLRENESLRNAMIKVLRHEDCDEPLRFKLRRRGLVRPQGNTIVPRCELYNRYFKEYFNVK
- a CDS encoding AAA-like domain-containing protein is translated as MSNKLYTPGGPVSNGIYISRKGDTKLLELCRRGEYAYVLATRQVGKSSLMFRTAKRLADEGICSAIIDLSRIGVEVTRDQWYLSILNRIAQKLIPEWDCLKTWWQENDHLGETDRLALFFEDVLLSRIKERVVIFIDEIDTTLSLAFSDDFFIAIRHLFNARPNTHNLRRLSFVLIGVATPGDLISDPNRTSFNINMSAVDLTDFTFEEALPLAEGFGLPAKEAARVLGYVLKWTQGHPFLTQRLCRAIANGGQEKWLKSDVDRLVAKTFFGENTRKDSNLTAVRDLLTKRTREPAKVLAAYRKVRRGLPAVRDEERSRVKSRLKLSGIVKAERGTLRVRNRIYRKVFNRKWIREHLGIDWLRRLGILGLALNLIFIVALLAISYSLNKTNDKLTARNTELDKQTAVIKKQNEDMEISKNELYSKNNELQAALKMARDAEKVATKSTALAKKNAEDAVRQKAIAEANASKAKDLQIKAEADSKRAYAAQKKAEIAEGALRASLAAAQASKDAAEASKNKAKEALTIAQAEQKLSKSHANADKAAQDEPNPWLKPRTQRIQWAMQAVKPLLSVGGEALPDQAGYERDRKQAISDGLEALEKALRASHLVASFKENREVTDVAFNKDGKPVTVGIDGEARVWKLPDHIDNDFVNAGVPYEKHQIKIDPENKDKKFGKITVASVSPDGEMFGVGSDHGDLRFGKIESGNEEILPEKITRHYHPINGMAFSNEIDFPKLRHGQQKGYLLANASIFWSWAVGDLRGHPKRSWRKPNLLAWPSILFGTRNNYLVNSMAFNKDGSLVAIAHEDGKTEIRDVHSGQCRLKWDSHTQAVIGVAFDPAVKPNASKPNASRLVTVSKDRTAKVWDIELGSCKAGSKQPKPASFDLSDASWNTEGGPRAHDGAVVQAAFSPDGKLIATASQDKTVKIWDAAGNDKTKPRLLLTLNGHHGHVTGLAFWDQGNQPNRTGQHLYLATISADDKTTKVWDLISADHLSELRQRIDSIKQAKDKVTNSKKIEGPLDKGLLDEIQNMIDPKSGGGKVQTGARETSSLRQP
- a CDS encoding CocE/NonD family hydrolase is translated as MRLVRTLARLFVIVPLLHLATHAYAQPPSADEVKASYTKTEVRITMRDGVKLFTSIYLPKDQAQKYPILMQRTPYSVAPYGADAFKTSLGPSPLFQKEGYIFVYQDVRGRFMSEGGFKMMTPYKTVKAGPTDVDESTDTWDTIEWLIKNVPNNNGRVGVWGISFPGHYAAQTVIDAHPALRAVSPQAPMADNYLGDDLHHNGAFCVEDAFLFASFFGPPRPGPTTETPSPFDYPTPDGYKFFLEMGSLANANTKYFHNQISIWNEWMRHGNYDDYWQAQNVPKNLTQVKSSVAVLTVGGWFDAEDLQGPLKIYEAVEKNNPKTYNAIVMGPWFHGGWARSDGENLGNVHFGSKTSEFYRQNIELPFFNYFLKDKGENKLPEAYVFNTGANRWRSLSEWPPKNVEARRFYFDASGKLPATAPAAKGCFAEYVSDPARPVPFVNYTTIYTPREYMTDDQRFAATRPDVVVFQTEPLGGEMTVAGPVHISLDVSTTGTDSDFVVKLIDVYPDDAPDNEPNPAGVRMGGYQMMVRGEPFRAKYRKSFVKPEAMVPGKMTRIEFDMPDIFHTWLKGHRLMVQVQSSWFPFVDRNPQRFEDIYSAKDTDFQKATQRIYCSSHVTLRVVKPTEAGR